Below is a window of Dromiciops gliroides isolate mDroGli1 chromosome 5, mDroGli1.pri, whole genome shotgun sequence DNA.
CCTGTGTGGGTACGCTGATGGACAGAGAGGTTGTGCTGGATGCTGAAAGCCTTGCCACACTCAGGGCAGATGTACAGAGCCCTCCCTGTGCCATTCAGTCCAGCATGGGCCTTATGGTGCCGAACCAGGCTAGATTGCTGAGGGAAGGTCTGGCCACACAAGAGGCATCTGTATGCCTGTTCCTCTGCTGGGTGGTGGATAATGAGGCCCTGCTCATCACTGGGACTGTCCTCTTCATGTGCCTCAGGAGGCTCTCCTTCTGGGGGGGACAGGTCCGACATGGGCACTTCCAAAAGCACGAGGGTTCCATTCATTAAGTCACCAGCCTCTAGGGAgataggaacagagagaaagggtATAGGGTAATGAAGTGGTTCTGACCCTCAGCTCCATGATAACCCCCTTCCCCAGCTGGAGGCAGTGTGGAAATTTGGAATGAAAGGACCTGGCTTGGACTGATAACTTGTCTCATTCGGACAGGCCACTTATTGGCACCAAGCTTCAGgtgcctcatctgtaagatgggggagTTATACTAGAAGAAGTCCAGCTCTCCATCTTTTAATCCTACCCTCTTGAGCTGGAGAAGAGTAGCAGCCTCTCAACAATTTATCTGTAATCAGCTTTACTTCCCACTCTTCCTTATTGCAATCAGGGTGATCGACCtatagctagaagggaacttagaggccatcttgtccaaccctctaattttacagataagtaaactgagctcctgacttgctcaaggtgacacagctagtaagccttagaggaaggatttaaaccaATGGGAatcctctgactcccaagtcaGCCTTCTTTCCACTGAAGTCAGCCTCAATTCCAGGCAAACTAGTTTACTCCAAATGGAATAAACCTTAGACCTCTAGATACACCATTTTCCCCAGCTAAAACCAATAAAACCCCTCCAAATCTCACCCATTCTTCCAGGCCCCTCACATCtggttcctcttcttcctcctctgctttCTCTGACCAGTCTAGCCCAGGGAAATTTCCCTGCTTAGATCTCCTAAGGAAGTTActaacattttacatataagatcACAGGATTCAATTCTAGAAGAGACTTGAGATTGCCTAGAACAGAGGTGGTTAACTCAAGACCCAATATACCCCCAGtgccagattaaaatttaatttggaaatatttaataaaataaataaaatacaatgcaacatagataatgttaatttgtggttttctgaccCCACAGGGGCAGGGAtccttttctatttgggtttgatatCAGTGGTCTGGAtcaaacccatcattttacagatgaggaaagagagaaccaGGATGTAGCAAAGCCAGTATCTGGGTggagattctctgattctaaatccagtattTTCTCACTAtgtcattgctgttgttgttattgttatcttttggaggtttttgtggggcaatgggggttaagtgacttgcccagggtcagactgctagtaagtgtcaagtgtctgaagccaaattagaactcaggtactactgaatctagggcctgtgctttatccactgtaccacctagctgcccttgttatTGTTATCTTAATCTGGAACTGTGACTCCATTGTCATGGGGAGTTCCTGGTACAGAATCTCCCTCCTCTGATATAGGCCAGCAACTCATATGTAAGCTCTATTCTAAGAAAGTTTCCTTTCAACACAAGGActatccatgattccagaggagagATGAAGAAGCATGCTGCCCAACTTCTGACAGGGAGGTGATGGAAGGACtcaggatgcagaatgagacatatgtatttttggacatggcaaatgaaggaatttgttttgtttgactatgcataaggttttttccttcttttattaatGATGGGGGGAGATAGAAGATATTTGTTggttgaaaaatataaaataattttaataagtaAATAGCATGAAAAAAGGTTTCCTAAAGAAGAGCAAGGTCAAGTGGCTTCCCGATACTGAGAGTACAATAGATTTGAAGTAGTGCTTAAACCCAGGTCCCCAAGCACATTACATAGTGCCTCAaatatcataggtgcttaataagtgcttgtggaTCGAttgcctcctgacttcaaggccagtttCCCTCCATTGCACCACACTATTTTACAAATGTGCAGTAACTTTTCATATCATGTCCACAACTGGAGACCACATTATTATCCCTGAGGATGTCAGTGATGATGCCTTCTGTTTCTCTGTATCCTTATACTACCAGAAGTGAGCATTCACTAGGGTAGTTAAGAAATATTTGTAGATTAACTCAAATTAATTCTGGGATTCcttctgtgagattaaaattggatattagatcataaacctaccctacttaacctttcccttaatttatctcccagactagtaaatggaagaagcttctggttttctagatagagcttttattgtatggtagtcacaaggtgatgttgattagaaggataggaaagtagaaatacaatacaaatcatcttaagtctaggcttagtctatattccgtataaaactcaccaaaagccgaaggccacctttggggagagagactgagtcaagcacgtgctgttaaccgagagccgggccgagtcaaactccagtccgtgtctgtctgtgcagagcagccaggagaccagcggagcaggaaaaaaaaggcccacttccgttctctccttgccttttaagctcgcaccctggaagtggagtgctagcaggcagtctgacgtgcgcagcaggcggactggggtgcgtagctcatgccattggtctcctacccgaaagggtggtccttaaaaaaaaactggcatctttcagttatcctaaccgactgttaaaaaactttcatatttttttttaccacacttcaTTTGTCATTTTGAAGTCCCAAAGGTCCTCTCTCCCACAAGGTACACACACCAGTGTAGtaaagatacatatacatacatatgtgtatatacatacatacacatatatatgcatatatgtgtgtgtgtatatgtatacacacatatttacttTAGTTAGTTAGCTAAGTTGTGCAGTGGGGAGAGTGTGGGACTTGGAGTAAAGAAGGTTCAAGTTCTAATCCTTTCTCAGATatatactaactgtgtaaccctgggcaagtcatttaacttctgtcttcctcagtttccccaactgtaaaatggggataacagtaacACCTCACAGGGcagttgtgagaattaaatgagttaATGCATGTAAAGCATTATACAGATGATAGCTAGCATTAGAattattacattattttaaaaaaaaacacataatgtTTATAAGGTCCTTTATACTTTCTTTTAGCATTTTCTTTCCTACTTCAAGGCAGGCAAGGGTTATTTagtcccattttccagataaggaaaatgaggcctcaGAAGGGTTCAAGTCAACAaatttaattcagtaaacatttattaagtgcctactgtgtgctcagccctggtgatacaaagacagaaattacTTGTTCAAGTTAGAAGAAGCAAGACTTTAATCCAGAGTTCCTGTCTCCAGCTTTCCCCTATACCTTTGGTCCCCAACCTTTCCtagaatcagtcaacaaacatttattaagcacctactatgaaccTGATACTGTACTAAGCCTGGAAGGAGGAGGCAGATTGATCACATTTCTAGCCCCTGGAGAGGCACTGGCCATACTTGTTTCCTGTCCCCCAATTCTGTGATTTAGTCCCAAAGGCCAGACTCCAGAAGTTTGAGGATAAAaggtcctgttttgttttttcccttccctgtATCCACTGTGATATTCCCGTCCCCTCTCCATCTTCCCActgtagaggggaggggaaggagggaaaggagaagcagAGATAAACTGGGGATATTTGGGAGCATCAGGGAAAGTCAGAAGGGCAAAGATACACTAGGCCCTGCCTAGGCACAAACCCAAGTTCAGGGAGCAGACAGCTCCTTTCAAAGGTCCCAAGTCCTTCCAATGCATCCATCCCTGCATCGGAGCCCATTCAGATCTCCCTGCAATGTCTCCTGCCACCCCAACCCCTGCAGCCCAGGTAGTAGTTTGAAGTCATCTCCCTCACAACGTTAGTACAAGGAAGAGCCGGTGATGATTGCAGGCTGCTATCCCCAGCTCCTGTGCCCGTCCCTCTGTTCCAAACTCACAAGCTTGAATTGCGTCCCtgctcttcctcctggcttcGACCCCACGAGAGGCTGCGCTGCATGCCAGAAATACGGTAACTTTGGGTGCGAGAGCTGGTCCCCACAGCTTCAACGTAAATTTTCAGTAAATACGGTAAACTTCCAGCTAAGCTTCTCTTTTAAATAGATAGCCCTCCCGCAGCCACCCTTTTCCAGGTACCTTGGTCAGCAGCGGCTTTGAGTTATATCTGGGTGGAACTGCTAATCCACCCGTatcacccctccacccccaccccgctgCAGCAAGCCTCCAGGATCATGCACAGAAAGGAGGCTGTAGTCGTGCTGCTGCCCCTCATCCCCAGGCCCCATGCACCAGCACTCTATTCTGTAATTACGGTAACCCACCCGCAGCGACCTCAGGCAGCCTTAGGTAAATAAGGTAATCATCCTGCTGTAAATGCCCACTCAGCTCTTCAGCACTTGGAAGACTCTCCGCGCGACTCTCAGAAAATACGGTAACGTTTCCGCAGTGATAACCTCGGTCCACCCACCACCTACCCCCGCCCCAAAGAGTCCAGAGCGCCCTTGGTAAATACGGTAACTGCGGCAGCAGTCCCTGGCTGGACCTGGGACTTACGTGATTCTGCTGTGTGCCTAGTCCTGAGCCCTCCCCTCCGACACTCGCCTGCACAGCAACCCCACCAGGCTGAGAGGTCTAACTGGTCCAAAGCGTGGACtgcagaagaagggaggagagctgGCGTTGGGGGAAGGGGCAACCAAGGCAGAGATTATTGGGGGAAGAAGTAGGATGCTCTCTATCCCAACCCCTGGGATCCCGAAATCATGATATTTCGAGCTGGAGAGGACTAGAAGTGATTTAGCCCATCTTGTTTCTTcttgatgaagaaacaggctcagagaagtaagtgagttgcccaaggtcacacaggtgacaaAGGATTTGAAAACAGGGCTTCTGTTTCTCCAAAGCTTTGTGGCACAACAGATCTGACCAACAGTCTTCTGGAGGAAAGGCCAGGGACTCCCAAGGTCACCCCTGTTGTTGGGGACAGAATGGGTTGTAGAGAAACCTCAGGAGCCAGCCTAAAATCCTTAACCGTAACACATTCTTGACTTCAGGGAACTCCTCATTTACCCACTTGTGGGTCACTCAGACCTCCTTCTGCCCACTCACAGAGAGCAAGGATTCCCACTTCCTTTCTATTCTTGTTTCAaaatcccccttcccccacccctacatacacatatacacccagATTCCTTACCAGCTGAGCCATGTTCTCATCTCTGTTTTAATAAAGCCAGGTCCCATATCAGACCAGAACTTAAATCGGCTTTCTTCCAGATGTGATATTAGTGGCTGGGAGGAAGCTAATGAACCCCTCCAAAGGAACCAGACCTGGGCTTTGGGCTTTACTTACCAGTGGCACTAGATTCCCTGCGAGGAGTGAATCCAGAGGGCCTGTCCTTCAAACTCAGGGTTTTCACCCTTCACTAGTCTCTAACCTGATCCCTGAACTGGAGGCATAATGCCTCATTAACCTGAAGTAGTTTTCCTTTCTTGGGTTCAatgccctcttcctccctctaatctaacaacaaaaaaaacaaaaggcaccCTTATTTTTTGCCAAAGCTAACCTCTCCATCTATACCTCAACCCTTCCAAGTCATCTTAGAATTTCCATTCACATCCAATCACTTGCCAAGAGCATATTACTTTCTATTCACCCTACAACCACCTCAATTCCTGTTGTCATCTTTTCTCTCTACCGCATAGGTCCCTCTGCTCTGATAGGTCAGCTTTTGCTTCCATGCCTTCACTCCATTAATATTCCCTTCTCTCATGCATACTCAAATAATTCTTTCTCCGATGACTCCTTTTCAGCCTGCAAACACACTCCAAAAGACAATTTTCCCTTCACCCCACTACTCTTTCATCTTATActcctgtctcttctcctttgctgccaAACTCCTCAAAATGGGAGTTTATAGTTTTCAATGCTTTGCAATTGGTCTAGGTACACTATCACTTCTAATGATCTTTCCTTCATACACCTTGACAGAGGTACTTGGTCCTTTGCTCTCTATGCTCTCCCTTGGGAATTTCATTCCTATCATAGCTTCAACTCCTGGTGCAGATGATCCCCAAACTAAATCTCCAGTCCCAACCCCTTTTCTGAGCTCCAGACTTACACCTTCAATTGTAATATAGTATTTCTCCAACTAGATGCCCTTTAGGTAATTTAAACTCAAAATGTTCTATAATGGGAGACCCGGCCTCCGAGTATACATCATATCCATGTGTGGATTGATGAGCTTGCTTTTGGTTATGCCTGATAGAAGAGTCTTTCACCCATCTACCCCCACACATGACTTCAGAGCAAATAAAGGTGTTGTTTCCTGTTGACTTACCAAGTAGTGTCACAAAGCCTTTTAACTGGCTGCTGAACAATAACTGGGTgtctcttaaaaaacaaaaacaaaaacaaaaaacaaaacactgagaTAGATGGCCAGTTTCTCCCTGGTGACTTTAGTGAGATAAATGGGATAAGCCTCCTGGAAAGCTGAAGAGGTGGCAATTCATGGCCTTCAACACATGGTACTACTGTTTGTCTCTGTTATATTCCTTCTCACCTGATCTTAGGTGAAGGAGTATTGGAGACAGACAGGACAAGGTTATGATATTGAGAGTTCCGAAAGCCATCAGAGGTCCCCAAAAAAGGAGTCTATAAGCAGACTCACTCTAGAGGTGGATTGACCCAGAAGCCAAAACAGTTTCTGAGTCCtacaaggaaggaaacaatttgTCCATTGGCTATGACACACCTAGAAGTGAActcagtggggtgggggtggggtgttcaAGATCCCTTTGCAAAAGCtaattgataggggcagctaggtggtgcagtggataaagcactggccctgcattcaggacctgagttcaaatctagcctcagacacttgaaacttactagctgtgtgaccctaggcaaatcacttaaccctcattgcacggaaaaaacaatacaaaacaaaagttAATCGATGTTATCTGGTTAGTTGATATTGGAGAAATGTTAACTGGTAGGGGGAACATACCAAATGGGGGCTTGTGAGCATTAGTATTGGATAGCCCAAACTCTCAGTGTTCCCTGCTAAGGTCCTGAGGGGAGTAGTAGTAGCtactctttggaaaaaagacctgcCAGTGTGAGGGGGCTTGGGAGAGTGAACCCCCAGAGCCTATACCATAGTTCCAAACCACATCTACTATCTTTCCCcccatcctcttcttccttctgactTCACTATTGCTAGCTATGGCAACaacattcatccatccatccaatctcCCATTTTCACAACCTTGGGATTATCTCCGATTCTTTCTTCTGTATCTTGCATATTCACTCAGGTATCTATCAATTGCAACATGAGACTACTGTCTCCTTCCAGATActgtctttctcctttgctttgaTGATATGACATTCTACTTGTCTGACTCCTACATCTCTGGATGcttctcctttgtttctttcactGGCAATTCATctttctcctaccctttaaaaGTAGGCATCCTCTAAGGTTCTATCCTTGGCTGCTATCTTTTCTCTCACTGCACTCTCATCCACTCTCATGCTTTCAGTTATCACTTGGAGATGGATCCCAAATCTTTATCTTCACCTGCAACCTTTCCCCTAATCCATGGCCCCATATTTTCAACTCCATACTAGATAGCTCTGGTTGGCTGTGTACTATATaaaacttggattcaagaagTCTATGTGTAAATTCATTGTCTTCTCTCAGAAACCTGCCAATtcttttaaattctctatttctactGATGACACACCAGGAGGCTGCATGGCACAAAAGGAAGAACATTGGATGTGGTGTTAAGGGATTTGGATTCAAATGTTGACTTTTCTACATACTACCTAGATAATCTTAGACAAGactctctggacctgtttcctcagTAAGATAATGGAATTGGACTCAGCCTCTGAAATGCCTTCCAGATCCAAATCTGTGAACCAGACACCCAAGTGTGTTGCTTCAAAGTcatatttgaatttgttttcctgcatccactcagttgccaagtcctCTTGATACTACCTCAGTAGAATCTTTCACATGTGTATGATATTCTCTATTTCCTCTATAACCACCCCAATTCTGgttctcatcttttctctctacCCCATAGGTCCTTCCACTCTGATCAGCCAGCTTTTGCCTGAGCCAAGGTGGCCCACTCCACACCATGCTGTGCGTAGCATATCCTtctctttatgtgttgtcttctcccattcaaatgtaagTCCCAGAAGGGCGAGGACCATCTTCCTAGCCTGTatttgccccccctccccccaatagcCCAATTGCTCGGCACATAGTAAGCAAATGCTTTGTCATTCTATCACCTAATTTATTGATACAAGTATCTTGATTGGTCTTCTTGGttctagtctctctctcttttctttttatttatttttgtaattcttaaacaccaaaaaagaacatttccacatCCACAGAGGGACACAAAGAGGATTATATCTGAAACCATATTTCCACCTaggcttctctgaaatcatcttttctaatttcttacagcacaataatgttccattacattcatatacaactttttgttcagccattccccttagattctagttctttgcttcCCCTACACCATATCCCTTAAATCCTCCCTTTAGGACCAACAAGTTAATTTTGTTTGCAGTTATTTCCTCTCCAGTATTATCCTCTCTCAATCACTTCTCTCTCCATACCTGACTTAGTTGAGTTtgatgtatttttatataaaacttttCTGCATGTGTTCAGCCCTCCTTTGTTTATTTTGAATAAGAGTGAAGTACATGTTTGATCATCATGATCCCTATTTGTCCTCATGCATaccaattatgagaaataacaagttccattcccctttttttccatattagtatatttctctaattctcccttctctctcccctattCAAATCCTCAGAAAAGAATGGATCTACTCCTAGCAcctgttttttcttattttaattctcACTTTTTATCTTACTTAGCTCTCTGGAGACACTGAGGTTACTGCTTCTCCCTTCATCAGAATGTTAGCACCACATCATCATACCACTCCTTTCAATtgttcaaataaatttacctttctaggtttctctggactctttcttgtgtttgtatttttaaattcctatattcagctgggttttttgtttgttttttcatcagaaatgcctcAAAGTCTTTTCTTCCATTAAAggttggtgggggtttttttcccctatagGTTTATAGTCAGCTTACCATAGTAAGTTTTACTTGGTTATTAGCTTTTATCTTTTACCTTTTGGAATACTGGACTCTAAGATCTTCTCTGATTTATAGTATAAGCTGTCATGATCTTGATTGTGGTTCCTTTCTAGatgcttacagtatttttttctctgatgtgGGGACTCTGgatttggctatgacattcctggaacttttccttttgaggttgctttcaggaggtgatcaatgggtTCTTTCTATCTTTACTGTGCTTTCTGGTTCTGAAATATATAGAcagttttcatttgtgatttcctgaaatatagtgtccatcctttaaaaaaaataagttttcaaGAAGTCCaaagattcttaaattatttctccttaacCTGTATTCTAAGTCAGTCATTTTTGACAGCTGATAtcttacattttgttttcttttttcagtcttttgattttgctctga
It encodes the following:
- the LOC122728051 gene encoding zinc finger protein 22-like codes for the protein MNGTLVLLEVPMSDLSPPEGEPPEAHEEDSPSDEQGLIIHHPAEEQAYRCLLCGQTFPQQSSLVRHHKAHAGLNGTGRALYICPECGKAFSIQHNLSVHQRTHTGERPFPCPECGRRFSLKQNLLTHRRIHSGKKPYQCSQCRRCFRESRFLFNHQRTHARMSPTPPHCSGVSEEQ